AACTCTAAGTTGCTCGCAATCTTCGGATGGGGAGGGGACGGTCGGAGGAACGATCACAGTCGACATCTTCAAGCCTTTCTCCGATGAAAGCGAGATTGATCAGACTTCTTGCGACACGGCCTCCCTGTCTGTCGGCACATCGTCGGCGTCTACTCTTTTTTATACTTGGACAGATGAAGGGCATTGGGTTCCTCAATTTGCAATGAAAGACCCCaactcctctcttttttttcagcATATCAACGATCCACATACAAGTTGTCAATCTGAATGAATGATTTGTGAAAGTTCCTTTTCATATTTCCCTTTGTTACCCGCTAACTAATTTCAAAGTGTGGCTAAGGTAGGTAAAAATTCTGAAATCGTGTTGTAACTGAATTGAAGCTTTCTTTTGAATGAATAAAAcagttccttctcttttttgttccTTGGCGTCGCCAACATGCAATTCTCAGGTCAATCAAGGAACCATTTATGCGTTGTTGACAATAAGTAGAAATTGATGGGTCCaacttctttctcctttttcaaatGATACTTTTAAGccagttttctaaaaaaaacctgattttataaaaaccaatttttttgaatgaattttgaCGGCCCCCAAATGCTCCAATTATTTTAGAACTCAGTTTTCAAAGGGGCTATCCTGCTAGTTTCTTCAGTAGTGATCTTGGCTATCAATTCAGTTCACATAATCAAAGATTATGATAAAAGAAACCAAATTAGTTACATGGAAACCCAGCCCGCTTGGAAAGACCTTccaatgaaaatattttataatacaGACAATATATTTCAGGAGTAGTTCTTCAGGCGTCTGACAGTAACAAAGGAAAACGCTCTCCTCCTTTATGGAGCGGGTTACAATTTTCCAGGTAAAATACTTTAACGTGCACGTAAGGAAAAAAAGGTAAGAGAAAGTGTCAAATGTCGCCTTTTAAACTAGAAAAatctttcttgaaaatttttcccaTGTTTGTTTGTTAAGGAGTAAGGTATGGACAGAGCCATCGCCAAAACAATCATTGCCGACAGGCGAAAAATTATAACGACTCCACTGGGGATCGAACCCAGAATCTCTGGTTCCGTAGACCAGCGCCTTATCCATTGGGCCATGGAGTCCTGATTGAGAAATCTTTTTCAGTGCATTTTGAAAATGGTAAAAACAATAAGATGTTTAGCACAGCAGGCTATTCTTAGGGATCATGTGACAGGATTTTTGAGGTCAATCTAGTGATTTCTTCGCATGGTCTTAAAGGGCAGGGTTGATGGGAGTAGGACTGCTTATGCTTATGCAAATGTTTAACATTACTCTTAAGCGAAACCTTGTGTACCCTTTTATTGCAAAGGGGcgttgtgttttttttttttagactaCATCTTTTATGGACAATCACTAAatcctaaattttttttttcagagtaTCAAAAGGCATAACTGGTCATGTCAGTATGAGTGTGACACTGATGAGGTGTCTTCGATTAGATTTTTATGGATACTATTTTTTTGAACTGTAAACGATGTCATACAAAATACTCAAGTAAAAGAGTGTATCGTATGACCGTCGTGATCTCGAGAAAGAGCAAATCAAATATCTGCCTCTCTTTCTTAGTAAGCTAAGAATTTCTATCTTGCAAAGGCTGCTATAAGTCAGTTGAAGGGTAGTTCAAAGCATTCACCACAGACGATGGTTGTGATTCAACACCTACGCTTCATTCCTCAAAGCTTAAGCAATGGAAATTGTACAAGGTAAGGCTTAGGGTTTTATACTAAGAAATCAAGACGCGCTTCACTACTCCCGTCAGATGCTTCATTCCTCCTCCCCTCACCCCCTCGTCAGTGAAGACGAACCTTTTGCTGATAATGAGAATGATCGATCTTTCACGTATATATATCTCTATCTAGTGACAGCAAGGTAACTTGATTTGGGTTTATTTAGAAGAAACTGAAACTGAGTTTtccaaaaacttgattttgagaTGAATCGAGTCTCAAGTGGAAATGGAAAAGCTGCTGGCCTTCAGTCTCATTTTGGAATGAAGACTCCGTCCAGGTTTCAggtgtgttttttttatcatcaaatttCTTGAACATTCAGAACCTCGTTATAGTAATCCAAGTTACATAAAATGAAAACCAGGTTTGAGGTTATACAAGACTTGCTTTTACTTTTTGAAAACCTAAATACAGATCAGGTTTCTAAGTGGGTCTTTTGTGAAAATATAGTTTTGACATataaaagtttagtcttgtattgcATATTGTGAGGGATTTTCAAGAAGTTATAAGTGTGTTGAGATCTACCAAACTGGGTTGTTGCACTCAACAATTATCTTTACACTGTTTTGAAATTTAGTTTTGAGGATAGTTGCATTGTCaactttcaaattttaatgCTGTGTCTTGAAATTATGAGTTCCCTCTCTAATCCGTTTTTTCGTATTATTTTTGCATCCGTGACAACATGAAAAGATCTGGCTTCAAGCCGTTCAAGAAAATGTGTCATTGAGTATATCATCCCTTCAACTTAGGCTGGTCAGTTACACGTCACATTTTATTTCTTAGTAAAATTCTTCGATTATCCTCAAGTATATTATGAACTTTTCGATAACCCAAAACTTGTTGTTTGCAGAAAGTGACCAAAAGTTCTTTGAGAACAAATACATTTCACTGGTAAATGAATCACCTCTCACTGTGAGTTTCTGATTTCTTTGGCGTCTGATTTATGCGTTtatattaaaactttttaaccttaaacaaaaaaaaaaatcattgggaTACTTTACCAAGTCACTAGCTACATCAATCACTTGGCATGAAACCTTACCTGATGTATATTAAAAAGAATAAACGGGTGAAGTGCCAGCACCCAAGGTCCAAATAATACCACATGAGCGTCGCTTGATGAGCTCAAGGATGAAAGTTGGTGAACGTccttttaaagcaagaaaaaaggaCGATATGTTGGGGGTGATCTGTTTATTCAAGTAAGATAGCAAACAGAATGGTCTGAAATGTAATTAAGAAGTCTGTCTGTCTGTGTGCCCTGACAGTCAACTAAGGATGAAAGGTCATGTCTTTGTTCAGTTTTTCAGAAACATTGTTGGAAGACTAACAATTTTGCCTACTTTTTTCAGGAAAACTTTATAAGCATCACCAACATCTTAAAGAAGTTATCGCTTACCACTGATGAGAACTTGCCAAACAAATAAGCAAATAGAGATCCAGTATGGTAGTGCAGAATTTCTTCATATGCAAGAAACCGTTAAACCACAAACGCAAACACAGTTGTCTGTGACATGGAAAAGCAAACAACATTATTGGAGAATGGGAGGCATCAGGCATCTCCATGACCTATCAAGGTAAGAAGCAGCTCCCGGTAGTCACCTGACGTATCATGACCAATGGCTTTGTCCAATCCAACACCATTCACTTTAAGGTATTCCTCCTTGATCTGCTTCATGTCAACTTCAGCCCGTGTAACCACCACCCTGGTTAGTGCTCCTTCATCTGTTCCACGTCTGTCAATTGCCTTGTTGAGAACATCCACAAAATATTTCCCTGGAAATGCTAGACATTGTATTGCCGCTTTCAATGCACAGACATACTCATCCTTGGAATCAACCTTCAGATCCTGAAGACAGTGAATTTTATGATTTTGTATtcttaaacaaaaaatggattGCTAAATACTGAAAGTAAGATGACCAATTTTTACCTCGTCTATGGGATTCCCAAAGGAGTCCTTGTAATGGCTAAATGTTGCACCCAACTGTGCTTTGCTACGGGTAGTCAGGATCCTGATTACCTCTTCGTGATTCACAGCATTGCCCTTGATCTTGTCATGCAGTATCTCTGCTTCTTTCTTTGCAAGATCATTATCGATCTCTGCGCCTTGATAGCGATATGAACTAACTAGACCTACCAAAAGCTGAGGAATTGCACAATCATTTTGTATAAGAACTGAGGTTCAAGACAACTGTAAAATTGAGGGATGCATTGTCAAATGTTACACCCTTTAAGCATAAATCGCTCGTGGTTGAAATTCCAACCTATAAGAAAAGCTAACAGCCACATTATACCGCATGAAAGGAGACAGATGCTTCTACATAATTATAAAGAATCACAAGGTAAAGGATCTCATTATTATCAGCAAAAGTAACCATAGAGCTAGAAACATAGTAGCAAATAGGATTGGATAGTTACCAATTACAGACAAACAAGAGCAGAACAAATTATTTTCACCTATGTGAAGATCGTAAAATTTGACATTGATAAACTGGAAAAAGTTCTGAACTTTTTATCTTCAGCTGGACAGACAACACAAGAAAGACAGTTACTGGTACCACTCGTTGAAAATGATTTTGGAGAAATGTCAAAATACATCGATGAATTAAGaggacaaagaaaacaaaacaaacctAGAAATGGAAAAAGCTAAGCATGAGATACAACCATAAGCACCAAAGTATTCTTGATTTCTGAAGCACTTATATAATACCTTTAATGGAACATGCAAATTCAAGGGATAAAAAGAGAAACCGAAGATCTTCACATAAGAAAATACTATCCCCATTGAGCATCAGAACGTAATGGAGCAAAAGGAATCTGGCATTCCATTAAAGGGCCTAACATAAATTTACGTCACCAGAGATAGAAATATACTAAGAATGCTAATTGAAGACATGGAATCATTGGCATGAATGCcattgaaataaataaaaaattggaagATAATGATATGTTTGAGGGAAAAGATGTATGCACCTTACGGTAGCCACTTTTTACGTGTGGAGCAACATCCTCTTCAATTGATCTCTTAAAGCGAGCATGATATGCCTCCCTAGCAAGTATTAGTTCCTTTGGAGACCTTGCACATGCTAATTCAATGAGAACATGGTTCTTCGGATCCCACTTCCTAATAGTTTGATCCGCCAAGAAAGCATCACGTTCAGCTGGTTCCAAGGTCCAAAGAAGCAAAGCACGCTGGTTTGAAACATTTTAAACAACCGTTA
This window of the Nymphaea colorata isolate Beijing-Zhang1983 chromosome 2, ASM883128v2, whole genome shotgun sequence genome carries:
- the LOC116246940 gene encoding annexin Gh1-like, translating into MSTVTVPPTVPTPSEDCEQLRAAFAGWGTNEKLIISILGHRNAAQLKLIQNAYSELYGESLLKDIKKELTKEFERALLLWTLEPAERDAFLADQTIRKWDPKNHVLIELACARSPKELILAREAYHARFKRSIEEDVAPHVKSGYRKLLVGLVSSYRYQGAEIDNDLAKKEAEILHDKIKGNAVNHEEVIRILTTRSKAQLGATFSHYKDSFGNPIDEDLKVDSKDEYVCALKAAIQCLAFPGKYFVDVLNKAIDRRGTDEGALTRVVVTRAEVDMKQIKEEYLKVNGVGLDKAIGHDTSGDYRELLLTLIGHGDA